A genomic window from Microbacterium sp. H1-D42 includes:
- a CDS encoding BadF/BadG/BcrA/BcrD ATPase family protein: protein MNHEPLLIGLDAGGTSTRALVTDRHGRCLGYGVGGRGNPISAGPERAADGVLDAIAQALAHSGRSLSEASVVVAAMAGMRATGDHGWLRDRLVTQGFDGALVFEADLLATYFSGAADTFGYALVSGTGACVVRVQNGIIDGTGDGLGWLVGDRGSGFWIGHAIARAAVQDLDHTGPRTTLTDGVLARYGLQRTDVRQFGRSEELEQLVGLLYGHPPIELAGLAPLAFEDSDAVALGILTEAGEHLADTLSAVLTGPGPLVIGGSVVARTGPVRDAFLARLGTAADGLELRPVSDGAVGAAMLAVRAAGGAADDVILARLTETLAAFR, encoded by the coding sequence ATGAATCACGAACCGCTCCTCATCGGTCTCGACGCCGGGGGAACGTCTACCCGCGCGCTGGTCACGGACCGGCATGGGCGGTGCCTCGGCTACGGCGTCGGCGGCCGCGGCAATCCGATCTCCGCAGGCCCGGAACGCGCCGCCGATGGAGTGCTGGATGCCATCGCGCAGGCCCTTGCGCACTCCGGCCGCTCCCTCTCCGAAGCCTCTGTCGTGGTCGCCGCGATGGCGGGGATGCGGGCCACCGGCGATCATGGCTGGCTGCGCGATCGGCTGGTCACGCAGGGATTCGATGGGGCCCTGGTGTTCGAGGCCGACCTGCTCGCGACCTACTTCAGCGGCGCAGCGGACACGTTCGGGTACGCACTCGTCTCCGGAACTGGTGCGTGCGTCGTCAGGGTGCAGAACGGGATCATCGACGGCACAGGGGATGGGCTCGGCTGGCTGGTCGGCGACCGCGGCAGCGGATTCTGGATCGGCCATGCCATCGCGCGTGCGGCCGTGCAGGACCTCGACCACACGGGTCCGCGAACGACGCTGACCGACGGCGTGCTCGCCCGCTACGGGCTGCAGCGCACCGACGTGAGGCAGTTCGGGCGCAGTGAGGAACTCGAGCAGCTCGTCGGGCTGCTGTACGGCCACCCGCCGATCGAGTTGGCCGGTCTCGCCCCGCTCGCATTCGAGGATTCGGATGCTGTCGCGCTTGGCATCCTCACGGAAGCAGGCGAGCACCTGGCCGACACGCTGTCAGCGGTGCTCACCGGCCCTGGCCCGCTGGTGATCGGCGGCAGCGTCGTGGCGCGCACCGGACCCGTGCGCGATGCCTTCCTCGCGCGGCTGGGGACCGCCGCCGATGGTCTGGAGCTGCGTCCGGTCAGCGACGGGGCCGTCGGTGCGGCGATGCTGGCGGTGCGCGCCGCGGGTGGTGCCGCGGACGACGTGATCCTGGCGCGACTGACCGAGACTCTGGCGGCCTTCCGCTGA
- a CDS encoding MurR/RpiR family transcriptional regulator, producing the protein MPRTTGNGNGGGLTIARRIAAGRRAMPTAMSKIADVVSEHPAAPVELTITELAERAGTSPATVTRFCRALGFDGYTQFRVGVASEIGRGDADESWQADIGQEFGAEDEAGKVLQTLVALHVENLETTAAHLDLDVVLRVADAIAASRHVDIYGVGGSGVIAREFQARMYRIGVNAHAWSDVHEGLTSAVMQNSESVAIGISSTGRTEETVQMLSQARAAGAFTVAITHDTDSWLAGLADVSLATAEPTPYLRPDDLSVKHSQLLVLDLLYLLVAQQTFGVATTHLAASAMAVSGHRRSARAARTPALQEESR; encoded by the coding sequence GTGCCACGGACCACAGGCAACGGCAACGGCGGAGGTCTGACGATCGCACGTCGGATCGCAGCGGGTCGCCGCGCAATGCCGACGGCGATGAGCAAGATCGCCGATGTCGTGTCCGAGCACCCGGCCGCTCCAGTCGAACTCACCATCACCGAGCTGGCCGAGCGCGCCGGAACCTCACCTGCCACGGTCACCAGGTTCTGCCGAGCACTGGGCTTCGACGGCTACACGCAGTTCCGCGTCGGCGTCGCCAGCGAGATCGGCCGCGGCGACGCGGACGAGAGCTGGCAGGCGGACATCGGCCAGGAGTTCGGCGCCGAGGACGAAGCCGGAAAGGTGCTGCAGACCCTCGTCGCCCTGCACGTCGAGAACCTCGAGACCACGGCCGCCCATCTCGACCTGGACGTCGTGCTGCGCGTCGCCGACGCGATCGCCGCCAGCCGGCACGTCGACATCTACGGCGTCGGCGGCAGCGGGGTCATCGCCCGCGAGTTCCAGGCCCGCATGTACCGCATCGGCGTCAACGCCCATGCCTGGTCCGACGTGCACGAGGGCCTCACCAGCGCGGTCATGCAGAACAGCGAATCTGTCGCGATCGGCATCTCGAGCACCGGGCGCACCGAAGAGACCGTGCAGATGCTGTCGCAGGCGCGCGCCGCCGGCGCCTTCACCGTCGCCATCACCCACGACACCGACTCCTGGCTCGCCGGCCTCGCCGACGTCTCACTCGCCACCGCCGAGCCCACCCCGTACCTGCGCCCTGACGACCTGTCGGTGAAGCACTCACAGTTGCTCGTGCTGGATCTGCTCTACCTGCTGGTCGCCCAGCAGACCTTCGGCGTCGCCACGACGCACCTCGCCGCAAGCGCGATGGCCGTCTCCGGTCACCGACGCTCGGCCCGAGCCGCCCGTACACCAGCCCTGCAAGAGGAGAGCCGATGA
- a CDS encoding SIS domain-containing protein, which yields MSATPTDLLREATTRLERLAADAESGALDAAITILVDALDRGGVLHAFGTGHSEAFAMEIAGRAGGLIPTSKFSLRDIVLHGDRDISVLEGEPPLERQPWVVEELMATVPVHEHDVFLIASNSGVNGSIVGTALWAKERGHRVIAVTSLDHTARVEPKHPSGKRLSEVADVVIDNLAPYGDATLEVADGIGAGAISSITAAFIAQLLTLGVARTIAARGETPPMYISANIPGGDEHNSVLEDRYAGHIRRGA from the coding sequence ATGAGCGCCACACCAACCGATCTGCTGCGCGAGGCGACGACCCGCCTCGAGCGCCTTGCCGCCGATGCCGAATCCGGTGCGCTGGATGCGGCGATCACCATCCTGGTCGACGCCCTCGACCGGGGCGGCGTACTGCATGCCTTCGGCACCGGCCACTCCGAGGCGTTCGCCATGGAGATCGCCGGGCGCGCTGGTGGGCTCATCCCCACCAGCAAGTTCAGTCTGCGCGACATCGTGCTACACGGTGACCGCGACATCTCGGTCCTCGAGGGCGAGCCGCCGCTGGAGCGTCAGCCCTGGGTGGTGGAAGAGCTCATGGCGACCGTGCCGGTTCACGAGCACGATGTGTTCCTCATCGCCTCGAACTCCGGTGTCAACGGCTCGATCGTCGGCACCGCTCTCTGGGCGAAGGAGCGCGGTCACCGCGTCATCGCCGTCACGAGCCTTGATCACACCGCACGGGTCGAGCCCAAGCACCCCAGCGGCAAGCGCCTCAGCGAGGTCGCCGACGTCGTCATCGACAATCTCGCCCCCTACGGCGATGCCACGCTCGAGGTCGCCGACGGCATCGGCGCCGGCGCGATCTCGTCGATCACCGCAGCGTTCATCGCGCAGCTGCTGACGCTCGGCGTCGCGCGCACGATCGCCGCACGCGGTGAGACGCCCCCGATGTACATCTCCGCCAACATTCCCGGCGGCGATGAGCACAACTCCGTCCTTGAGGACCGCTACGCGGGCCACATCCGGCGGGGAGCCTGA
- the ngcE gene encoding N-acetylglucosamine/diacetylchitobiose ABC transporter substrate-binding protein: protein MELNEASISRRNLLRGAAAAAVLLPFGATLASCAAPGGGGGDKKPEGDVTADNPFGVAANSKVDAVVFDGGYGIDYVQNAAKIMEGNKALDGVTIKVSASTKIAQELQPRFVGGNPPDLIDNSGANSIGWNTILDQLEDLSSVLESNNLEGKKIADTLFDGVKAPGTFGDKFAAINYVFTTYALWYSGSLFKDNGWEAPKTWEDLEKLGAAAKEKGKYLFLWGKEAATYYQTFVIDSAVIQSGDDVRLPLENLEEGCWSHPTLQAILTKFHAMIQAGYVKPGGGGTQFTQAQAQWSLDQEALLYPSGSWIENEMKKTTKDGFEMMGVRETPLDGNATTPAGYMRAEAGEPFIVPTNSKNPAGGKELLRTMLSADAAASFSKSKLAPTVVKGTVPADGFGSTALVSQVEMIDAAGAGMFTIKSTNLYGMNSDQLPIWNSFLDGKMTVAEITKQLQALVDKIRNDSSIEKIEIK, encoded by the coding sequence ATGGAACTCAACGAAGCATCCATCAGCCGTCGCAACCTGCTGCGCGGCGCGGCTGCCGCAGCAGTGCTGCTGCCGTTCGGCGCGACCCTCGCGTCCTGCGCAGCGCCCGGCGGCGGAGGCGGCGACAAGAAGCCCGAGGGCGATGTCACCGCTGACAACCCGTTCGGCGTCGCAGCCAACTCGAAGGTCGACGCTGTCGTCTTCGACGGTGGCTACGGCATCGACTACGTGCAGAACGCGGCGAAGATCATGGAGGGCAACAAGGCTCTCGACGGCGTGACCATCAAGGTCTCGGCGTCCACCAAGATCGCGCAGGAACTGCAGCCCCGCTTCGTCGGTGGCAACCCGCCGGACCTCATCGACAACTCGGGTGCCAACTCGATCGGCTGGAACACGATCCTCGACCAGCTCGAGGACCTCAGCTCGGTGCTCGAGTCGAACAACCTCGAGGGCAAGAAGATCGCGGACACGCTGTTCGACGGTGTGAAGGCTCCCGGCACGTTCGGCGACAAGTTCGCGGCCATCAACTACGTGTTCACCACGTACGCGCTGTGGTACTCGGGCAGCCTGTTCAAGGACAACGGCTGGGAGGCTCCCAAGACGTGGGAGGACCTCGAGAAGCTCGGCGCTGCCGCCAAGGAGAAGGGCAAGTACCTCTTCCTGTGGGGCAAGGAGGCGGCGACCTACTACCAGACGTTCGTCATCGACTCCGCCGTCATCCAGTCGGGCGACGACGTGCGTCTGCCGCTCGAGAACCTGGAGGAGGGCTGCTGGTCGCACCCCACCCTGCAGGCCATCCTCACCAAGTTCCACGCCATGATCCAGGCCGGCTACGTCAAGCCCGGTGGCGGTGGCACGCAGTTCACCCAGGCCCAGGCTCAGTGGAGCCTCGACCAGGAGGCGCTGCTCTACCCGTCTGGTTCGTGGATCGAGAACGAGATGAAGAAGACCACGAAGGATGGCTTCGAGATGATGGGCGTCCGCGAGACGCCCCTCGACGGCAACGCCACCACCCCAGCCGGGTACATGCGCGCTGAGGCCGGTGAGCCGTTCATCGTGCCGACGAACTCGAAGAACCCGGCCGGTGGCAAGGAGCTTCTGCGCACGATGCTCTCCGCCGACGCAGCCGCGTCGTTCTCGAAGAGCAAGCTCGCGCCGACCGTCGTCAAGGGCACCGTTCCCGCTGACGGCTTCGGCTCGACCGCGCTCGTCTCGCAGGTCGAGATGATCGATGCCGCAGGTGCCGGCATGTTCACGATCAAGTCGACCAACCTGTACGGCATGAACTCCGACCAGCTGCCCATCTGGAACTCGTTCCTGGATGGCAAGATGACGGTCGCCGAGATCACCAAGCAGCTGCAGGCGCTGGTCGACAAGATCCGCAACGACAGCTCCATTGAGAAGATCGAGATCAAGTGA
- a CDS encoding sugar ABC transporter permease, giving the protein MTAARTGRRKSPRAGVPRKLTFDYVSFLLVFLGLPLAIFLIFVISPFVQAVYYSMTNWTGFSPNMDFIGVQNFVKLFQDTTFLQAMGNNILLAIVVPLVTLTIAMIFASMITVGGPSHGQVRGLKGSSFYRVVSFFPYVIPAIVIAILWNMIYTPSGLLNGVLELFGLDMNEYAWLGDERTAMGATIFVIVWSMVGFYMVLFVAAIKGIPSETLEAARIDGAGRFRTLTSILLPQIRDNVQTAYIYLGILALDAFVYMAGLNATGGPGNSTLVMSQYLFRTAFEKGQFGLASAMGVVLAVMTLLFAAIVIGVFRLIGGKDEGGRS; this is encoded by the coding sequence GTGACTGCAGCACGCACGGGGCGACGCAAGTCGCCCCGTGCGGGGGTCCCGCGCAAACTCACGTTCGACTACGTGTCGTTCCTGCTCGTCTTCCTCGGGCTTCCACTGGCGATCTTCCTGATCTTCGTGATCTCGCCGTTCGTTCAGGCTGTCTACTACTCGATGACGAACTGGACCGGCTTCTCGCCGAACATGGACTTCATCGGCGTGCAGAACTTCGTGAAGCTGTTCCAGGACACGACGTTCCTGCAGGCGATGGGCAACAACATCCTGCTCGCGATCGTCGTGCCGCTGGTCACCCTCACCATCGCGATGATCTTCGCGAGCATGATCACTGTCGGCGGCCCGAGCCACGGCCAGGTCCGCGGGCTCAAGGGCTCCAGCTTCTACCGGGTGGTGTCGTTCTTCCCGTACGTCATCCCCGCGATCGTCATCGCGATCCTGTGGAACATGATCTACACCCCGAGCGGCCTGCTGAACGGCGTGCTCGAGCTGTTCGGCCTCGACATGAACGAGTACGCATGGCTGGGTGATGAGCGCACCGCCATGGGTGCGACGATCTTCGTCATCGTGTGGAGCATGGTCGGCTTCTACATGGTGCTGTTCGTCGCCGCGATCAAGGGCATCCCCTCGGAGACGCTCGAGGCCGCTCGCATCGACGGCGCCGGACGGTTCCGGACGCTGACGTCGATCCTGCTTCCGCAGATCCGCGACAACGTGCAGACCGCGTACATCTATCTCGGCATCCTCGCACTCGACGCGTTCGTGTACATGGCTGGTCTGAACGCGACCGGTGGCCCCGGCAACAGCACGCTGGTGATGAGCCAGTACCTGTTCCGCACCGCATTCGAGAAGGGCCAATTCGGTCTCGCAAGTGCCATGGGTGTCGTCCTCGCCGTGATGACCCTGCTGTTCGCCGCAATCGTCATCGGCGTGTTCCGCCTGATCGGCGGCAAGGATGAAGGGGGACGCTCATGA
- a CDS encoding carbohydrate ABC transporter permease, translating to MSTETRAAVTIDRKSRAKTPRTRTTKETAGDKWVGGVSHVVLAIWSIIVILPMVWTFVGSFKTTKEIFASPFGLPANWSFENYVNAWVKNSFGQMFLNTIIVVGGSLVLVMILGAMCAYVLARFSLPGSRVIYYLMLAGLTFPVFLAIVPLFFILQGMGLLNTLPGLILTYVGFALPFTVFFLFSFFKSLPYEIQEAAYVDGASEWRTFFTVMLPMAKPGMAAIAIMNFLGLWNQFLLPISLNTNQDNYVLSQGMASFASAAGYQVDFGALFAAVIITIVPVLIVYVLFQRQLQGSVSQGTSK from the coding sequence ATGAGCACCGAAACGCGCGCAGCGGTCACCATCGACCGCAAGTCACGGGCGAAGACGCCCCGTACCCGCACCACGAAGGAGACCGCGGGCGACAAGTGGGTCGGAGGCGTTTCACACGTCGTTCTCGCGATCTGGTCGATCATCGTCATTCTGCCGATGGTGTGGACATTCGTCGGCTCGTTCAAGACCACCAAAGAGATCTTCGCCTCTCCGTTCGGCCTACCCGCGAACTGGAGCTTCGAGAACTACGTCAACGCCTGGGTGAAGAACAGCTTCGGCCAGATGTTCCTCAACACCATCATCGTCGTGGGCGGCTCGCTCGTGCTGGTGATGATCCTCGGCGCGATGTGCGCGTACGTGCTGGCTCGGTTCTCCCTGCCCGGCAGCAGGGTGATCTACTACCTGATGCTCGCAGGACTGACCTTCCCGGTGTTCCTCGCCATCGTGCCGCTGTTCTTCATCCTGCAGGGCATGGGGCTGTTGAACACGCTGCCCGGTCTGATCCTCACCTACGTGGGCTTCGCTCTGCCGTTCACGGTGTTCTTCCTGTTCTCGTTCTTCAAATCGCTGCCGTACGAGATCCAGGAAGCCGCCTACGTGGATGGCGCCAGCGAGTGGCGCACGTTCTTCACGGTGATGCTGCCGATGGCGAAGCCCGGCATGGCCGCGATCGCGATCATGAACTTCCTCGGTCTGTGGAACCAGTTCCTGCTGCCGATCTCGCTGAACACGAACCAGGACAACTACGTGCTGTCGCAGGGTATGGCGAGCTTCGCTTCGGCGGCCGGCTACCAGGTGGACTTCGGTGCGCTGTTCGCGGCAGTGATCATCACGATCGTGCCCGTGCTGATCGTGTACGTCCTGTTCCAGCGTCAGCTGCAGGGCTCCGTGTCCCAGGGCACGTCCAAGTAG
- a CDS encoding SGNH/GDSL hydrolase family protein, whose translation MTLHPPTRRRRLAVVIIGVVTIALAAILGVTRPWMPPAETAPIAAAADGLSPAPLALPEHPKVLVFGDSWTYGSAATVPTRGYAYLLADLIDGETIVRGVPGSGYQRPGSIGPVYGERVKALDARILPDLIIIQGSINDRREDPAGYAGAVGAVWDAMVAKFPDVPIAILGPAPHELPVGASTARIDRDLATLAAARNWWYISPVQEKWITDENYLDVIDVGPGRKHPSNAGHEYLAQKLAEALDRLGSAPVTAADGSTTQPAK comes from the coding sequence ATGACCCTGCACCCGCCGACCCGACGGCGCCGCCTGGCGGTCGTGATCATCGGCGTGGTCACCATCGCGCTCGCGGCCATCCTCGGTGTGACGCGCCCCTGGATGCCGCCTGCTGAGACCGCGCCGATCGCCGCCGCCGCCGACGGTCTCTCCCCCGCGCCGCTTGCTCTGCCGGAGCATCCGAAGGTGCTGGTGTTCGGCGACTCATGGACCTACGGTTCCGCGGCCACGGTGCCGACGCGGGGATACGCGTATCTGCTCGCCGATCTGATCGACGGCGAGACCATCGTCAGGGGCGTGCCGGGCAGCGGATACCAGCGGCCGGGCAGCATCGGACCGGTGTACGGCGAGCGCGTCAAGGCTTTGGATGCCCGAATCTTGCCGGACCTGATCATCATCCAAGGGTCGATCAACGACCGCCGCGAGGATCCGGCCGGGTACGCGGGCGCGGTGGGAGCCGTGTGGGATGCCATGGTCGCGAAGTTCCCTGACGTGCCGATCGCGATCCTCGGCCCCGCACCGCACGAGCTGCCTGTCGGCGCATCCACGGCGCGGATCGACCGCGACCTCGCCACCCTCGCCGCCGCTCGGAACTGGTGGTACATCTCCCCCGTGCAGGAGAAGTGGATCACCGATGAGAACTATCTCGACGTGATCGATGTCGGCCCTGGACGCAAGCATCCTTCGAACGCCGGGCATGAGTATCTTGCGCAGAAACTGGCTGAGGCGCTCGACCGGCTCGGATCAGCGCCGGTGACCGCGGCTGACGGCTCGACGACGCAGCCGGCGAAGTAG
- a CDS encoding CueP family metal-binding protein, giving the protein MRTRIAAVAAGVFALTLLITGCSTAEVPAAPDAAQSQGAEGTVAALAGLDAREVIEQLDTTALADRPDGLQASIRPDELVLVDASGDDLVMPMPEDQVYVAFAPYASQTHDCTFHAPNSCVGEMQDAAIAITITDAATGEVYVDEQATTYDNGFIGYWLPRDVDASVLVTAADGKSGSIEITTRGAAAPTCITTLQIA; this is encoded by the coding sequence ATGCGCACCCGTATCGCGGCCGTGGCCGCGGGCGTCTTCGCCCTCACCCTGCTGATCACCGGATGCTCGACCGCCGAGGTCCCCGCCGCGCCGGACGCCGCGCAGAGCCAGGGCGCCGAGGGCACTGTCGCGGCGCTGGCGGGCCTCGATGCCCGTGAGGTCATCGAGCAGCTCGACACCACCGCACTCGCCGACCGTCCTGACGGGCTGCAGGCCAGCATCCGCCCCGACGAGCTTGTACTCGTCGACGCCTCTGGCGACGACCTCGTGATGCCGATGCCAGAGGATCAGGTGTACGTCGCGTTCGCGCCGTACGCCTCCCAGACGCACGACTGCACGTTCCACGCGCCGAACTCGTGCGTCGGCGAGATGCAGGATGCCGCGATCGCCATCACCATCACGGACGCGGCCACCGGTGAGGTGTACGTCGACGAGCAGGCGACCACCTACGACAACGGATTCATCGGCTACTGGCTGCCGCGCGACGTCGATGCGTCAGTGCTGGTCACCGCCGCAGACGGCAAGAGCGGCAGCATCGAGATCACCACCCGCGGCGCCGCGGCGCCGACCTGCATCACGACGCTGCAGATCGCGTGA
- a CDS encoding DUF1304 domain-containing protein, with amino-acid sequence MLFVGLVLAALAAAFHVFIFVLESLRWTAPQTRRIFGVRSEADALTMRQLAFNQGFYNLFLAVAVIIGIVLVAVGQHTAGVTLVLTGVGMMLAAALVLVLSDRRMLRAAAMQGTLPLLAVVATAISVG; translated from the coding sequence ATGCTCTTCGTCGGTCTCGTCCTCGCAGCGCTCGCCGCCGCCTTCCACGTGTTCATCTTCGTGCTGGAGTCGCTGCGCTGGACAGCGCCGCAGACGAGGAGGATCTTCGGCGTGCGCAGTGAGGCCGATGCGCTGACCATGCGTCAGCTGGCCTTCAACCAGGGCTTCTACAACCTGTTCCTGGCTGTCGCTGTGATCATCGGGATCGTGCTGGTGGCGGTGGGGCAGCATACGGCGGGCGTGACTCTCGTGCTCACCGGCGTCGGCATGATGCTCGCGGCGGCGCTCGTGCTGGTGCTGTCGGATCGTCGGATGCTGCGGGCCGCGGCGATGCAGGGGACACTGCCTCTGCTGGCGGTCGTCGCCACGGCGATCTCAGTGGGCTGA
- a CDS encoding CPBP family intramembrane glutamic endopeptidase — translation MTAAAWRSILPAALVCAAAPAFFVFGWTWIGWLLLAAGIGTAALVERGAPRTVTIFAGHRPDWAIGERRLPSLTRDLSLIGVGMLIVHAISLEAQLDNLAMLRFTLALGGAVLVPYLISRFVYRDRAIAFPWRTRQPWARWQWVWLVVVLVLGWLILPFYFITSGVYQNWPVVDSPDLIARLFVGVGAVGIWDELFFICTVFTLLLRHMPVPAANVLQAVVFVSFLWELGYRAWGPLLTIPFALLQGRIFLRTHSLAYVVTVHLLFDAVVFAVLVHAHNPGLLPIFLV, via the coding sequence GTGACTGCGGCGGCCTGGCGCAGCATCCTCCCGGCGGCGCTCGTCTGCGCCGCCGCTCCCGCGTTCTTCGTGTTCGGCTGGACCTGGATCGGGTGGCTGCTGCTGGCCGCGGGCATCGGGACGGCTGCTCTGGTCGAGCGCGGCGCACCGCGAACCGTGACGATCTTCGCCGGCCACCGCCCGGATTGGGCGATCGGCGAGCGCCGGCTGCCATCCCTGACGCGCGACCTGTCGCTGATCGGCGTCGGGATGCTGATCGTGCACGCCATCTCGCTAGAGGCGCAGCTCGACAACCTGGCCATGCTGCGCTTCACGCTCGCACTCGGCGGAGCGGTGCTCGTGCCCTACCTGATCTCGCGCTTCGTGTACCGCGATCGCGCGATCGCGTTCCCGTGGCGCACTCGGCAGCCGTGGGCGCGGTGGCAGTGGGTCTGGCTGGTGGTCGTCCTGGTGCTGGGCTGGCTGATCCTGCCGTTCTATTTCATCACCAGCGGCGTGTACCAGAACTGGCCCGTCGTCGATTCGCCCGACCTCATCGCCCGACTGTTCGTCGGTGTCGGCGCTGTTGGCATCTGGGATGAGCTGTTCTTCATCTGCACGGTGTTCACGCTGCTGCTGCGCCACATGCCCGTTCCCGCGGCGAACGTGCTGCAGGCCGTCGTGTTCGTGTCGTTCCTGTGGGAGCTGGGGTACCGAGCCTGGGGTCCGCTGCTCACGATCCCGTTCGCGCTGCTGCAGGGAAGGATCTTCCTGCGCACGCACTCACTCGCCTACGTAGTCACTGTGCACCTGCTCTTCGACGCTGTGGTGTTCGCTGTGCTTGTGCACGCGCACAACCCGGGTCTGCTGCCGATCTTCTTGGTCTGA
- the trmB gene encoding tRNA (guanosine(46)-N7)-methyltransferase TrmB, whose translation MPEPRTFRDEPVSFVRRSGRMSEAQERAFAEQAPFYLLDVPRDVAFTSVHPDARLDVASAYGRTAPLIVEIGSGQGHAIISAASSRPDDDFLAVEVFRAGLARTMLDAAGAGVRNLRLVEANAPEVLSTYLPEASASEVWIFFSDPWHKKRHTKRRLIRPGFPETAARALADGGMLRLATDWEDYALQMREVLDEAPEFERAFEGEWAERFDGRVMTAFERKGIAKGREIRDLTYRRIPRA comes from the coding sequence ATGCCAGAACCCCGCACCTTCCGCGATGAGCCGGTCTCGTTCGTGCGCCGCAGCGGCCGCATGTCCGAGGCGCAGGAGCGGGCTTTCGCCGAGCAGGCGCCCTTCTACCTGCTCGATGTGCCGCGTGATGTCGCCTTCACATCCGTGCATCCCGATGCCAGGCTCGACGTGGCCTCCGCATACGGTCGCACGGCGCCGCTGATCGTCGAGATCGGCTCGGGGCAGGGGCACGCGATCATCTCGGCGGCGTCATCGCGCCCCGATGACGACTTCCTCGCGGTCGAGGTCTTCCGTGCGGGGCTTGCGCGCACCATGCTCGACGCCGCAGGTGCCGGGGTGCGCAACCTGCGGCTCGTCGAGGCGAACGCCCCTGAGGTGCTCTCCACCTATCTGCCCGAGGCATCAGCATCCGAGGTCTGGATCTTCTTCTCGGATCCGTGGCACAAGAAGCGCCACACCAAGCGGCGTCTGATTCGCCCCGGCTTCCCAGAGACTGCGGCGCGTGCGCTCGCCGACGGTGGGATGCTGCGGCTGGCGACCGACTGGGAGGACTACGCGCTGCAGATGCGCGAAGTGCTCGACGAGGCTCCCGAGTTCGAGCGGGCATTCGAGGGGGAGTGGGCGGAGCGCTTCGACGGGCGAGTGATGACGGCGTTCGAGCGCAAGGGCATCGCGAAGGGGCGAGAGATCCGCGATCTCACCTACCGACGGATTCCCCGGGCGTGA
- a CDS encoding DUF3097 domain-containing protein → MDDRYSADVLAEGWRDRDRVKAADVAAVKDLVVEVADDGYCGAITRVEAGLVELEDWKGRRRSFPLGAGFLIEGRPVRLVVEARQQNGTRRTASGSFVAADDRARTALPSRILVEGRHDAELVEKVWGADLRVEGVVVEYLQGIDKLDELLAEAPPTATRRYGVLVDHLVAGSKETRIVDQIMRGPHGANLKIVGHPYIDVWQCVTPAAMGIRAWPQIPRGTDWKTGICQAFGWPAEDQTDIAHAWQRILARVTTFRDLEPALLGRVEELIDFVTDPSNADPSSAEAAGR, encoded by the coding sequence ATGGACGACAGATACAGCGCCGACGTGCTCGCAGAGGGGTGGCGTGACCGCGACCGGGTGAAGGCCGCCGACGTCGCCGCGGTGAAGGACCTCGTCGTGGAAGTCGCCGACGACGGCTACTGCGGCGCGATCACGCGCGTCGAGGCTGGCCTGGTCGAGCTGGAGGACTGGAAGGGCAGACGGCGCAGCTTTCCGCTCGGCGCCGGATTCCTGATCGAGGGCAGGCCAGTGCGCCTGGTGGTGGAGGCCAGGCAGCAGAACGGCACCCGGCGCACGGCATCCGGGTCCTTCGTCGCCGCCGACGACCGAGCTCGCACCGCGCTGCCCAGCCGCATCCTCGTGGAGGGTCGCCACGATGCCGAGCTCGTGGAGAAGGTCTGGGGCGCAGACCTGCGCGTCGAGGGCGTCGTCGTGGAGTACCTGCAGGGCATCGACAAGCTCGATGAGCTGCTGGCCGAGGCGCCGCCCACCGCGACCCGCCGATACGGCGTACTCGTCGACCACCTCGTCGCAGGCTCCAAAGAGACGCGGATCGTCGACCAGATCATGCGCGGCCCGCACGGCGCAAACCTGAAGATCGTCGGACACCCCTACATCGATGTGTGGCAGTGCGTCACGCCTGCGGCGATGGGCATCCGCGCGTGGCCGCAGATCCCGCGCGGCACCGACTGGAAGACGGGCATCTGCCAGGCCTTCGGCTGGCCGGCCGAGGACCAGACCGACATCGCGCACGCGTGGCAGCGCATCCTGGCTCGTGTCACGACCTTCCGCGATCTGGAGCCGGCGCTGCTGGGGCGGGTCGAGGAGCTCATCGACTTCGTGACTGATCCCTCGAACGCCGATCCCTCCAGTGCCGAAGCGGCCGGTCGATGA